Proteins from a single region of Methanoculleus taiwanensis:
- a CDS encoding PDDEXK nuclease domain-containing protein, whose protein sequence is MTLPDLPEEYGSLLIEVRERIRAAQYRALRAVNKELVGLYWDIGRLIVGRQAGDTWGKSIIQQLAGDLQKEFPGIKGFSVQNLWYMRQFYMEYHGSEKLQPLVGEISWSHNLVIMSRCKNLLEREFYLRMTRKFGWSKNVLIHQIENQSYEKTLLGQTNFDRALTPELRAQAKLAVRDEYTFDFLELSEAHSERELERALIGRVEEFLRAMGGIFAFVGSQFRLEVEEKEYFIDLLLFHRRLRCLVAVELKIGEFQPEFVGKMQFYLTALDRQERQEGEHAPIGIILCKEKNRTVVEYALQSSTSPIGVATYRTVSELPRELRDQLPDPEEIARLLEDGE, encoded by the coding sequence ATGACGCTCCCCGACCTGCCGGAGGAGTACGGCTCGCTGCTCATCGAGGTCCGGGAGCGGATACGCGCCGCCCAGTACCGGGCGCTCAGGGCGGTCAATAAGGAACTGGTCGGGCTGTACTGGGATATCGGGAGGCTGATCGTGGGGCGGCAGGCCGGCGATACCTGGGGCAAATCAATTATCCAACAACTGGCTGGAGATCTGCAGAAGGAGTTTCCCGGCATCAAAGGTTTTTCAGTCCAGAATCTGTGGTATATGCGGCAGTTCTACATGGAGTACCACGGCAGCGAAAAACTCCAACCACTGGTTGGAGAAATCAGCTGGAGCCACAATCTCGTCATCATGTCGCGTTGCAAGAACCTGCTGGAACGCGAGTTCTACCTTCGCATGACCCGCAAATTCGGGTGGTCAAAGAACGTGCTGATCCATCAGATCGAGAACCAGAGCTACGAAAAGACACTCCTCGGCCAGACCAACTTCGACCGGGCGCTCACGCCGGAGCTGCGGGCGCAGGCAAAACTCGCCGTCAGGGACGAGTACACCTTCGATTTCCTGGAACTCAGCGAGGCGCACTCCGAGCGGGAGCTCGAGCGTGCCCTGATCGGCCGGGTCGAGGAGTTTCTGCGGGCGATGGGCGGTATCTTCGCCTTCGTCGGCAGCCAGTTCCGGCTGGAGGTTGAGGAGAAGGAGTACTTCATCGACCTGCTGCTGTTTCACCGGCGGCTCCGCTGCCTGGTGGCCGTCGAGCTGAAGATAGGCGAGTTCCAGCCTGAGTTCGTCGGCAAGATGCAGTTTTACCTCACTGCTCTGGACCGGCAGGAGCGTCAGGAGGGTGAACATGCTCCCATCGGCATTATTCTCTGCAAGGAGAAGAACCGCACCGTCGTCGAGTACGCCCTGCAGTCCTCCACCTCACCTATCGGCGTCGCCACCTACCGGACAGTCAGCGAACTGCCCCGGGAACTCCGGGATCAGCTCCCCGACCCGGAGGAGATCGCACGGCTTCTGGAGGACGGGGAATGA